In a genomic window of Chryseobacterium sp. G0162:
- a CDS encoding MATE family efflux transporter, with product MEQQKQLILNGKMHKVMWQMSWPAVIAMVLYGLNNFLDGIFVGHLISNTALAAVGVAYPLAQFAQGFGTLIGTGLGAAVSIWIGAGEKDKLSKAMGTVNFLTLLFSVVITIPCYIFAKDLVYMMGGRGEILTLGVEYFRATILGSFFWIHGLALNMLIRAEGKMKTAAWMIAVGLIVDVALKPLFIDSFGGGVSGAAWATNISMMIYTVLGVWYYASGKASFVTRFWSLKYDKAIIREALSLGMPGFIMMVMIVVQNIVVFNVIAKYGKDTDITFFTAVNRFYILLNTPLWGLMRALQPVSGMNFGAEKYERSIKAYRLFSFTGLIILIPFWLFVMFCPSEVLSVMIPNVSFQPSQLTDFRIYMSVLPALPFIFMAMVWFPSVENARPATVISILRQLVLYIPALLIIPMLYGIRSIYVVSAIIEWIVFGGVIYMIGLNFKMLRKTSIY from the coding sequence ATGGAACAACAGAAACAGCTTATTTTAAACGGAAAAATGCATAAAGTAATGTGGCAGATGTCCTGGCCGGCAGTTATTGCAATGGTACTTTATGGATTGAATAATTTTCTTGACGGAATTTTTGTAGGTCATTTAATTAGCAATACAGCTTTGGCAGCAGTAGGCGTCGCCTATCCCCTGGCACAATTTGCCCAGGGATTTGGGACCTTGATTGGTACAGGTTTAGGAGCTGCCGTAAGTATTTGGATTGGTGCAGGTGAAAAGGATAAACTAAGCAAAGCTATGGGAACCGTTAATTTTCTTACCCTGCTCTTTTCTGTTGTCATTACAATTCCCTGTTATATTTTCGCCAAAGATCTGGTGTATATGATGGGAGGAAGAGGCGAAATTCTAACGTTAGGGGTGGAATATTTCAGAGCCACCATTCTTGGAAGCTTTTTCTGGATTCATGGGCTGGCACTGAACATGTTGATCCGCGCAGAAGGAAAAATGAAAACTGCTGCCTGGATGATTGCCGTAGGTCTGATTGTAGATGTGGCATTAAAGCCTTTATTTATTGATTCTTTTGGTGGTGGAGTAAGCGGTGCAGCTTGGGCTACCAATATCTCCATGATGATCTATACGGTACTAGGGGTTTGGTATTATGCATCCGGAAAGGCTTCTTTTGTTACCCGATTTTGGTCCTTAAAGTATGACAAAGCCATTATAAGGGAAGCTCTTTCCCTGGGAATGCCCGGGTTTATCATGATGGTTATGATTGTGGTTCAGAATATTGTAGTCTTCAATGTAATTGCCAAATATGGAAAAGATACAGATATCACCTTTTTTACGGCAGTCAACCGGTTTTATATTCTTTTAAATACTCCACTTTGGGGATTGATGAGAGCTTTGCAGCCTGTATCAGGCATGAATTTCGGAGCCGAAAAATATGAGAGAAGCATCAAGGCATACCGTCTTTTCTCTTTTACAGGGCTTATCATTTTGATTCCTTTCTGGCTTTTTGTGATGTTCTGTCCATCAGAGGTATTGTCTGTAATGATTCCCAATGTATCTTTTCAGCCAAGCCAGCTAACTGATTTCAGGATTTATATGAGCGTTTTACCAGCTTTACCATTTATTTTTATGGCAATGGTCTGGTTTCCTTCTGTAGAAAATGCCCGACCTGCTACCGTAATCAGTATCTTAAGACAACTGGTATTATATATTCCTGCCCTTCTTATTATACCAATGTTGTATGGAATCCGAAGTATTTATGTTGTAAGTGCTATTATAGAATGGATTGTGTTTGGTGGAGTCATTTATATGATAGGGTTAAATTTCAAAATGTTAAGAAAAACCAGTATCTATTAA
- a CDS encoding chloride channel protein has protein sequence MKIHNKKKYLSFLKFKRDFQKYGLEKARSYELILHWLNNRLSRNQFLVLSGILVGCTAGLAGVILKTLVHNIHYFITNKVHFEYQILFYIVFPFLGIVLTTMIVLTLFKGQDRKGIGAILYEIAQNSSIVASVKMYSQVIQSAVTVGLGGSAGLESPIAVTGAAIGSNYAQTYRLNYKERTLLLAAGATAGIASAFNAPIAGIMFAFEILLTGVVFTDFIPLVVAAVCGSLLSRILLQEDVLFRFYTREAFNYKNLPYYLILGLVTGLYARYFVIISQKVEHFIKGLKLSKMRKAMFGGAVLSLLCVLFPPLFGEGYETVKAFTNGNTHSIIENSFFRYFEIGDWTIIVFLVLVLLLKAFATSFTIFSGGNGGNFAPSLFAGGTLGYLFALVCQHIGFTDVPVTNLVLVGMAGAMSGVMYAPLTAIFLIAESSFGYDLFIPLMIVSIISYLIAKWFSPISPELKSLADEGKIFTNKHDKNLLFALRTEDFIDKYSQTIQENASITDLFELVKNGDKNIFAIVDETRALKGVLTLDDIRPYLFNKEIDTSQTVAQIIKAPPAIVHPENKPLQILQIFDDTGVWNLPVVNENNVFIGFISKSSILMSYRKLLKEYSD, from the coding sequence GTGAAAATTCACAACAAAAAAAAGTACCTAAGTTTTCTAAAATTTAAAAGAGATTTCCAAAAATATGGACTGGAAAAAGCACGCAGTTATGAGCTTATTCTGCATTGGCTAAACAATAGGCTGAGCCGGAATCAGTTTCTTGTGCTTTCCGGAATCCTGGTTGGATGTACAGCAGGTTTAGCCGGAGTTATTCTGAAAACACTGGTACATAATATTCACTATTTTATTACCAATAAAGTTCATTTTGAATATCAGATCCTATTCTATATCGTTTTTCCGTTTTTAGGAATTGTTCTGACCACAATGATTGTTTTAACATTGTTTAAAGGCCAGGATAGAAAAGGAATTGGAGCAATACTGTACGAAATTGCTCAAAATTCAAGCATCGTAGCTTCTGTAAAAATGTACTCACAGGTGATCCAAAGTGCAGTTACCGTTGGACTGGGAGGTTCTGCCGGACTGGAAAGCCCCATTGCAGTTACCGGAGCTGCCATAGGATCAAATTATGCACAGACTTACCGACTCAATTATAAGGAACGTACATTATTACTGGCAGCGGGAGCCACAGCCGGAATAGCTTCGGCTTTCAATGCACCTATCGCCGGAATCATGTTTGCCTTTGAAATTCTCCTGACTGGAGTGGTTTTTACAGACTTTATTCCATTGGTCGTTGCAGCAGTTTGTGGAAGTCTTTTGTCCAGGATACTGCTTCAGGAGGATGTCCTTTTCAGATTTTATACCAGAGAAGCTTTTAACTATAAAAATCTGCCTTATTATCTTATTTTAGGCCTTGTAACAGGACTCTATGCAAGATATTTTGTGATTATCTCCCAAAAAGTGGAGCATTTTATAAAAGGACTTAAGCTTTCAAAAATGCGTAAAGCCATGTTTGGAGGAGCTGTTCTTTCCCTGCTTTGTGTACTTTTCCCTCCTTTATTTGGTGAAGGATATGAAACGGTGAAGGCTTTTACCAACGGAAATACACATTCAATTATAGAAAACAGCTTTTTCAGGTATTTTGAAATTGGAGATTGGACGATTATAGTTTTTTTGGTACTCGTACTGCTATTAAAAGCTTTTGCTACTTCATTCACCATATTCAGTGGCGGAAATGGAGGAAATTTTGCTCCTTCTCTTTTTGCCGGTGGAACCTTAGGGTATTTATTTGCATTGGTTTGCCAGCATATTGGATTTACAGATGTCCCGGTTACCAATCTTGTTCTGGTAGGAATGGCCGGAGCCATGAGTGGCGTAATGTATGCCCCACTTACAGCAATATTCCTGATCGCAGAATCCAGCTTTGGATATGATCTGTTTATTCCTTTGATGATTGTTTCCATCATTTCATATCTTATTGCCAAATGGTTCTCTCCTATTTCTCCGGAATTGAAATCCCTTGCAGATGAAGGAAAGATATTTACCAATAAACATGATAAAAACTTACTTTTTGCTCTAAGAACAGAGGATTTTATCGATAAATATTCTCAGACGATTCAGGAAAATGCTTCTATTACAGACCTCTTTGAATTGGTAAAGAACGGAGATAAAAATATTTTTGCTATCGTAGATGAGACCAGAGCATTAAAAGGTGTTTTAACGCTGGATGATATCAGGCCCTATCTTTTTAATAAAGAAATTGACACTAGCCAAACGGTTGCTCAGATTATCAAGGCTCCTCCTGCGATAGTCCATCCTGAAAATAAGCCTCTTCAAATCCTTCAAATTTTTGATGACACCGGAGTATGGAATCTTCCTGTTGTCAATGAAAATAATGTTTTTATTGGGTTTATTTCCAAGTCTTCTATTCTGATGAGTTATAGAAAATTGTTGAAGGAGTATTCAGATTAA
- a CDS encoding efflux RND transporter periplasmic adaptor subunit, which produces MQFKIISIYSLALVFALSSCSGKKEEEKTVYENTKFAKGEENTVHLTNQQIQSVGISITSLQDRNMEKLVRLNGKAEIAPSHISSVSSIMGGHIKAINVINGSRFSKGQVLAIVEDPQFIQLQQDYLVTKAQLDAARLNFNRQKDLNTSKASSDKTLQTAQADYSTLNATLRGLEEKLRIIGINAKGLNTGNIRSKINVYAPFSGFVSKILVNNGQYINPADTLFELINPAGLLLELKVFENDVNDIKVGQEILVYNNQNPDMKSNAKIVSVVPSIENGGSATAVAKLSSVNSEFVKGMYVNAEVNISSRYTQGLPNDAVVSFENKNYVFEDLGKSKYKMIPVVTGISDDQFTEVLKADFLQGKKIVQKGAYSLLMMLKNKAE; this is translated from the coding sequence ATGCAATTCAAAATAATATCAATATACAGCCTGGCTTTAGTATTTGCTTTATCATCCTGTTCAGGCAAAAAAGAAGAGGAAAAAACAGTCTACGAAAATACAAAATTTGCAAAGGGAGAGGAGAACACGGTTCATCTCACCAATCAGCAAATTCAGTCTGTAGGAATTTCGATTACATCTCTTCAGGACAGGAACATGGAGAAACTGGTACGTCTGAATGGGAAAGCAGAGATAGCCCCATCTCATATCAGCTCTGTTTCAAGCATTATGGGCGGACATATCAAAGCGATCAATGTCATTAATGGAAGCCGCTTCAGCAAAGGTCAGGTACTGGCAATTGTAGAAGATCCGCAATTCATACAACTTCAACAGGATTATCTGGTAACCAAAGCACAACTTGATGCTGCAAGACTCAACTTTAACCGCCAGAAAGACCTTAATACAAGCAAAGCAAGCAGTGATAAAACGCTACAAACCGCTCAGGCAGATTATTCAACTCTCAATGCCACTTTAAGAGGTCTTGAAGAAAAACTAAGGATCATCGGAATCAATGCGAAAGGTTTGAATACAGGAAATATAAGAAGTAAAATTAATGTTTATGCGCCATTCAGTGGTTTTGTAAGCAAAATTCTGGTCAATAACGGGCAATATATTAACCCCGCAGATACCTTATTTGAGCTAATTAATCCGGCTGGATTGCTTCTGGAATTAAAGGTATTTGAAAACGATGTTAATGATATAAAAGTAGGACAGGAGATTCTGGTTTATAATAATCAAAATCCTGATATGAAGTCCAATGCTAAAATTGTAAGTGTAGTTCCAAGTATTGAAAATGGAGGTTCTGCAACGGCTGTAGCTAAGTTATCATCTGTTAACTCTGAATTTGTAAAAGGAATGTACGTCAATGCCGAAGTCAATATCAGCAGCCGATATACCCAAGGACTTCCCAATGATGCTGTAGTTTCTTTTGAAAATAAAAATTATGTTTTTGAAGACCTTGGAAAATCAAAATATAAGATGATTCCTGTAGTCACCGGAATTTCAGACGACCAGTTTACAGAAGTTTTAAAAGCAGATTTCTTACAAGGTAAAAAGATTGTACAGAAAGGAGCGTATAGCCTTCTGATGATGCTGAAGAATAAGGCAGAGTAA
- a CDS encoding SDR family oxidoreductase: MKNSRKPPFFGETVVITGASSGIGKATAEAFAEQGADLVLAARNEEALKETAEICRSLGVNVITVPTDVSVAEEVAHLVNEAIQFSGKIDYWVNNAGVLAFGKFEEIPVDVTDQIIKTNLLGYMHAAHAVLPVFKRQKKGVLLNNISIGGWMPAPYGTAYTASKYGIRGMTETLQGEVSDFPDIHICALYPGFQKSSGIEHAANYSGIKLSTPPPSFDPRKLAASIVRTAKNPTEASYPDWSAVAFKSIYEIFPGVVRYVSSAAMRMVMKKANKDEKSKGNVLEPSKGNMGIDGKSLFTISAKPLIWTAAGILGIAAAKFLFSGMSRKINEAQ, translated from the coding sequence ATGAAAAATAGTAGAAAACCTCCATTTTTTGGAGAAACAGTTGTCATTACCGGAGCATCAAGCGGAATTGGCAAGGCCACCGCAGAAGCCTTTGCTGAGCAGGGAGCTGATCTTGTTCTTGCAGCCCGTAATGAAGAAGCTTTGAAAGAAACTGCAGAAATATGCAGAAGCCTGGGAGTTAATGTTATTACTGTTCCTACTGATGTTTCTGTAGCGGAAGAAGTAGCCCATCTTGTGAATGAAGCCATTCAGTTCAGTGGTAAAATTGATTATTGGGTGAATAATGCAGGAGTACTGGCATTTGGAAAATTTGAGGAAATTCCAGTAGATGTTACCGATCAGATTATTAAAACAAATCTTTTAGGATATATGCATGCAGCTCATGCGGTACTTCCCGTTTTTAAACGGCAGAAAAAAGGAGTATTGCTTAATAATATTTCGATTGGCGGATGGATGCCGGCTCCTTATGGAACAGCTTATACTGCTTCAAAATACGGTATCCGGGGAATGACTGAAACATTGCAGGGTGAAGTGTCAGATTTTCCGGATATCCATATTTGTGCGTTGTATCCCGGTTTCCAGAAATCTTCAGGAATAGAACATGCCGCTAATTATTCAGGAATCAAACTCAGTACTCCTCCTCCATCATTTGACCCAAGAAAACTGGCCGCTTCTATTGTAAGAACAGCAAAAAATCCTACTGAAGCATCTTATCCGGACTGGTCAGCAGTGGCTTTTAAAAGTATTTATGAAATTTTTCCCGGTGTTGTTCGGTATGTTTCTTCAGCAGCAATGCGAATGGTGATGAAAAAAGCCAATAAAGATGAAAAATCAAAAGGAAATGTATTAGAACCCTCCAAAGGAAATATGGGAATTGATGGAAAATCACTGTTCACTATTTCTGCAAAACCATTGATATGGACTGCCGCCGGAATTTTAGGAATAGCAGCTGCCAAATTTCTGTTTTCAGGAATGTCTAGAAAAATTAATGAAGCTCAGTAA
- a CDS encoding aldo/keto reductase, producing MEKRKIKNTDLEVAPINFGGNVFGWTLDEKQSFDILDQFTAAGFNFVDTADTYSWWVNGRGGQSEEIIGKWMKSRNNRKDIVLATKVGSETKEHGYDISKKHILRSVDESLQRLQTDHIDLYYTHFDDHTTPVEETLSAYDEIIKAGKVRYIAASNLSPERLKASFEASEKNNLPKYVALQPHYNLLEREGFEKNYAPLVEQFDLSVFPYWSLAAGFLTGKYRDEADLAKSARGEGIRKYLNPKGTEVLKALDQVSEKHHSNQGTVALAWLLSNPLITAPIVSATSSSQLETLFNAPKLTLDQEDIDLLNKVSH from the coding sequence ATGGAAAAAAGAAAGATCAAAAACACGGATTTAGAAGTAGCTCCTATTAATTTCGGAGGAAATGTTTTCGGATGGACACTGGACGAAAAACAATCCTTTGATATCCTGGATCAGTTTACAGCAGCCGGATTCAATTTTGTAGATACCGCAGACACCTATTCATGGTGGGTAAACGGAAGAGGTGGACAATCTGAAGAGATCATCGGAAAATGGATGAAAAGCCGTAACAACCGTAAGGATATTGTTCTGGCTACCAAAGTAGGTTCTGAGACGAAGGAGCATGGCTACGATATCAGTAAAAAACATATTTTAAGGTCTGTAGATGAGTCTCTGCAAAGACTTCAAACTGATCATATTGATCTTTATTATACGCATTTTGACGATCATACCACTCCGGTAGAAGAAACACTTTCTGCCTATGATGAAATTATCAAAGCTGGAAAAGTACGTTATATCGCAGCATCTAACCTTTCTCCTGAACGTTTAAAAGCATCCTTTGAAGCCTCTGAAAAGAATAACCTTCCTAAATATGTTGCATTACAACCCCATTATAATTTATTGGAAAGAGAAGGTTTTGAAAAAAACTATGCTCCTTTAGTTGAACAATTTGATCTGAGTGTATTTCCTTATTGGTCACTGGCAGCAGGATTCTTAACCGGGAAATATCGTGATGAAGCAGATCTTGCCAAAAGTGCACGAGGAGAAGGGATAAGAAAATATTTAAATCCAAAAGGAACAGAAGTGTTAAAAGCACTGGATCAGGTGAGTGAAAAACATCATAGCAATCAGGGGACAGTGGCTTTAGCATGGCTGTTATCCAATCCATTGATTACTGCACCTATTGTAAGTGCTACCAGTTCTTCACAACTTGAAACGTTATTCAACGCTCCGAAACTTACTTTAGATCAGGAAGATATTGACTTGCTTAATAAAGTGAGCCATTAA
- a CDS encoding CusA/CzcA family heavy metal efflux RND transporter, with product MLNKIIEFSVKNKLIIALFTIGLVLFGVYETTKLPIDAQPDITNNQVQIITTAPSYGAADIERLVTFPIEQATSNISGITELRSLSRFGLSLVTVVFDDNTDVYWARQQVQERLQLVQDNIPDGIGKPELGPISTGLGEIFQYVVRAKKGYENVYDETELRTIQDWVVRRQLLGTKGVADVSSFGGKLKQYEIAINPNKLQAFNININDVFAALEKNNQNTGGAYIEKKETVLFIRSEGLLGTAEDIGSIQVAETKEGIPVHIKDVASVKIGYATRYGAMTYNDTGEVSGAIVLMLKGENANEVIGNIKQRLEKIQESLPEGVVIEPFLDRAKMVNNTISTVKTNLMEGALIVVFILVLFLGNFRAGLLVASVIPLAMLFAIIMMNIFGVGGNLMSLGALDFGLIVDGAVIIVEAVLHQLAHKKHFGKDNILSKKEMDGQVSSSATKMVNSAVFGQIIILIVYLPIFTLQGIEGKMFKPMAQTVAFALIGAFILSLTYIPMMSSLVLSRKKKEKDNISDRVMAKVESGHQKFLMKALKYRKTIILGVLVLFAGAVFTLSRMGGEFIPSLEEGDFAVEMRILQGSNINETKKITTQASGILLKQFPEVQKIVVKIGSAEIPTEPMPMDAGDMIIVLKPKKEWTSAKSFPELSEKMSKALRVIPGLTTSFQFPVQMRFNELMTGARQDIVCKIYGEDLDSLTTYAKKLGSIINTVKGAQDLYIEPVEGAPQVVIDYNRSELSRYNISVAEINRVINMAFAGQTAGALYEGEKKFDIVVRMDNDYKKDITSIQNLLVPTASGEQVPLSQLAKVELKDSPNQIQREDTKRRIIIGFNARDRDVQSIVEELQQKVGKNLKFSPGYTIAYGGTFENLNEAKARLGIAVPISLVMIFLLLFFAFGSVKHSLLIYTAIPLSAIGGVYFLALRGMPFSISAGVGFIALFGVAVLNGIVLISEFNRLKKNGITNTSRIVLMGTRIRLRPVLMTAFVASLGFLPMAISNGAGAEVQRPLATVVIGGLMLATLLTLFVLPILYVLFEHINKDKMKFSKKIHYKKLSVFLLFVSFGSLQAQENITFEQALEKAYQQNGTLKSSKLITHYQEKLKASYLDLPQLEVTGAIGQIQGEETDNSFGISQRFSFPTVYSKRKQMLDAEWTASIISQNLTKTQLTKEVTDVFYRILVLQEKKKVLEYISQLYSNFADKAGLRLKKGEANILEESTAEIQKEQVKVQLNSLENDLNIAKLQLQLLLQSDITYQPVANKPTMDVGLQISEEMVKQHPELKYLQQQIKVGEAEVQLEKSRLLPELLIGYTNQSMKNINNNRFNSVQVGVGIPLFTKGQRALAKAAQAKIAISENQYQRKEIELKNRLGQQLSNYINQQRIIENYEQKQLPKSETILKTAQKQMDVGEIDYLNWVILVNQAVKTKADYIDSLERLNQIGAELNFLISK from the coding sequence ATGTTAAACAAAATTATTGAGTTTTCTGTAAAGAATAAACTCATCATTGCTCTGTTCACCATAGGCTTAGTCCTTTTCGGAGTATATGAAACCACTAAACTACCTATTGACGCTCAGCCTGATATCACCAATAATCAGGTACAGATTATCACCACCGCACCGTCTTATGGAGCCGCAGACATTGAGCGTCTGGTAACATTCCCCATCGAGCAGGCAACCAGTAACATCAGTGGAATCACCGAGCTTAGAAGCCTTTCCAGATTCGGGTTGTCGCTGGTCACTGTAGTTTTCGATGATAATACCGATGTGTATTGGGCCCGCCAACAAGTTCAGGAACGTCTACAGCTCGTTCAGGATAATATTCCGGACGGAATTGGAAAGCCCGAACTAGGACCTATTTCTACAGGATTGGGAGAAATCTTCCAATATGTGGTAAGGGCCAAGAAAGGCTATGAAAATGTGTATGACGAAACAGAACTGAGAACTATTCAGGACTGGGTTGTGAGAAGACAGTTATTAGGAACCAAAGGAGTGGCAGATGTCAGCAGTTTCGGGGGAAAACTGAAACAGTATGAAATTGCTATTAATCCTAATAAGCTTCAGGCTTTTAATATCAATATCAATGATGTTTTTGCCGCTTTGGAAAAGAATAACCAAAATACAGGAGGAGCTTATATTGAAAAGAAGGAAACGGTTCTTTTTATCCGCAGTGAAGGTCTTTTGGGAACAGCAGAAGATATTGGAAGTATTCAGGTAGCAGAAACCAAAGAAGGAATTCCGGTTCACATTAAAGACGTAGCGTCTGTAAAAATCGGATATGCGACAAGGTATGGTGCTATGACCTATAACGATACCGGAGAAGTATCCGGAGCCATTGTATTGATGCTTAAAGGAGAAAATGCTAACGAGGTAATAGGCAATATTAAACAAAGACTAGAGAAAATCCAGGAATCTCTGCCTGAAGGTGTTGTAATTGAGCCTTTCCTTGACCGCGCTAAAATGGTTAATAATACCATCAGTACAGTAAAAACCAACCTGATGGAAGGGGCCCTGATTGTAGTCTTCATTCTTGTTTTATTCCTTGGGAACTTCAGAGCCGGATTATTGGTTGCTTCCGTAATTCCTTTAGCCATGCTGTTTGCCATTATTATGATGAATATCTTTGGTGTTGGAGGTAACCTGATGAGTCTTGGAGCGCTAGACTTCGGTCTTATTGTAGATGGAGCAGTTATCATTGTGGAAGCCGTTCTGCATCAATTGGCTCATAAAAAGCATTTTGGAAAAGACAATATATTAAGCAAAAAAGAAATGGATGGGCAGGTTTCCAGTTCAGCCACCAAAATGGTTAACAGTGCTGTTTTCGGGCAGATCATTATTCTTATTGTGTACCTTCCGATCTTTACTCTACAGGGAATTGAAGGAAAAATGTTTAAACCAATGGCCCAAACCGTAGCATTTGCACTTATTGGAGCGTTTATTCTTTCCCTTACTTATATTCCTATGATGAGCTCATTGGTATTAAGCAGAAAGAAAAAGGAAAAGGACAATATTTCCGATAGAGTAATGGCTAAAGTAGAATCAGGACACCAAAAGTTCCTGATGAAAGCATTGAAATACAGAAAAACAATCATTCTGGGAGTTCTTGTGCTTTTTGCAGGTGCTGTTTTCACATTGTCAAGAATGGGTGGAGAATTTATCCCATCGCTGGAAGAAGGAGATTTTGCTGTTGAGATGAGAATTCTTCAAGGTAGTAATATCAATGAGACCAAAAAAATAACGACGCAGGCTTCCGGTATTCTTTTAAAACAGTTTCCAGAAGTACAAAAGATTGTTGTAAAGATCGGAAGCGCAGAAATTCCAACAGAACCAATGCCAATGGATGCGGGAGATATGATTATTGTTTTAAAGCCTAAAAAAGAATGGACTTCTGCAAAATCATTCCCTGAACTTTCGGAAAAGATGAGCAAGGCATTACGTGTCATTCCCGGATTAACAACAAGTTTCCAGTTCCCTGTACAAATGCGTTTTAATGAATTGATGACAGGAGCCAGACAGGATATAGTTTGTAAAATTTACGGGGAAGATCTTGACAGTCTTACTACATATGCCAAAAAACTGGGAAGTATCATTAATACGGTAAAAGGAGCTCAGGATCTTTATATAGAGCCCGTTGAAGGAGCTCCACAGGTAGTTATTGATTACAACCGTTCTGAATTATCAAGATACAATATTTCTGTTGCCGAGATCAACAGAGTGATCAATATGGCTTTTGCAGGACAAACTGCCGGAGCATTGTATGAAGGAGAGAAAAAGTTTGACATCGTTGTTCGTATGGATAATGATTATAAAAAAGATATTACCAGCATCCAAAATCTATTGGTTCCGACAGCTTCCGGAGAGCAGGTGCCCTTATCCCAACTGGCGAAAGTAGAACTTAAAGACAGTCCGAACCAGATCCAGAGAGAAGATACCAAAAGAAGAATCATCATTGGATTTAATGCCAGAGATAGAGATGTGCAGAGTATTGTGGAAGAACTTCAGCAAAAAGTAGGAAAAAACCTGAAATTCTCGCCAGGATATACCATTGCTTATGGAGGAACTTTTGAAAACTTAAACGAAGCCAAAGCAAGATTAGGAATTGCTGTTCCTATTTCTTTAGTCATGATTTTCTTACTGTTATTCTTTGCATTTGGATCTGTAAAACACAGTTTATTAATCTACACTGCCATTCCGCTATCAGCCATTGGAGGGGTGTATTTTCTCGCCCTGAGAGGAATGCCTTTCAGCATCAGTGCCGGGGTTGGATTCATTGCCTTATTTGGGGTAGCTGTACTTAACGGAATTGTTTTGATATCAGAGTTTAACCGTTTAAAAAAGAATGGAATAACCAATACCAGCAGAATTGTACTAATGGGAACAAGAATCAGACTTCGTCCGGTTCTGATGACTGCCTTTGTAGCTTCATTAGGATTTCTGCCAATGGCTATCAGCAATGGAGCAGGAGCTGAAGTACAAAGACCTTTGGCTACAGTAGTAATTGGTGGATTGATGTTGGCCACCCTTTTAACCTTATTTGTTCTCCCAATCCTTTACGTCTTATTTGAACATATTAATAAAGATAAAATGAAATTCTCTAAAAAAATACACTATAAAAAACTGTCTGTTTTCTTACTATTCGTTTCTTTCGGTAGTCTTCAGGCTCAGGAAAACATAACGTTTGAACAGGCACTGGAAAAGGCATATCAACAAAACGGAACGCTTAAAAGTTCAAAACTCATCACTCATTATCAGGAGAAACTGAAAGCCAGTTATCTTGACCTTCCACAGCTGGAAGTTACAGGAGCAATCGGGCAGATTCAGGGAGAAGAGACCGACAATTCATTTGGAATTTCACAAAGATTCAGCTTTCCAACTGTTTATTCGAAAAGAAAGCAGATGCTGGATGCGGAATGGACAGCAAGTATTATCAGTCAGAACCTTACAAAAACACAGCTCACCAAAGAGGTTACAGATGTTTTCTATAGAATTTTAGTCCTTCAGGAAAAGAAAAAAGTATTGGAATACATCAGTCAGCTATACTCCAATTTTGCAGATAAGGCTGGTTTAAGATTAAAGAAAGGAGAAGCCAACATTCTAGAAGAATCCACCGCAGAAATTCAAAAAGAACAGGTAAAAGTACAACTGAACTCCCTTGAAAATGATCTGAATATTGCAAAACTTCAGCTTCAGTTGCTCCTGCAGTCTGATATTACCTATCAACCCGTTGCCAATAAACCCACAATGGATGTAGGACTTCAGATTTCAGAGGAAATGGTAAAACAACACCCTGAACTGAAGTATCTGCAACAGCAGATCAAAGTAGGAGAGGCTGAAGTACAGCTTGAAAAGAGCAGACTGCTTCCTGAACTTTTGATTGGCTACACCAATCAGAGTATGAAAAACATTAACAATAACCGTTTTAATTCTGTACAGGTTGGAGTAGGAATTCCATTGTTTACCAAAGGTCAGAGAGCTTTAGCCAAAGCCGCACAGGCAAAAATTGCTATTTCTGAAAATCAATACCAAAGAAAAGAAATTGAACTTAAAAACAGATTGGGACAACAACTCAGTAACTATATAAATCAGCAGAGGATCATTGAAAATTACGAGCAAAAACAGCTTCCAAAATCTGAAACGATCTTAAAAACAGCGCAAAAGCAGATGGATGTAGGAGAAATTGATTATTTAAACTGGGTAATACTGGTGAATCAAGCCGTCAAGACCAAGGCAGATTACATCGACAGCCTGGAAAGACTGAATCAGATCGGAGCAGAACTTAATTTCTTAATTTCAAAATAA